A stretch of Ipomoea triloba cultivar NCNSP0323 chromosome 13, ASM357664v1 DNA encodes these proteins:
- the LOC116002871 gene encoding pyruvate kinase isozyme A, chloroplastic-like: protein MSRALSFFVSSGSAALPGFAVSKPSLSFAPARGFRVPVKAPVGPFIVRASNSDLDLRSSRVLVSDNGSGGAGAVSAATQELGAIDVDAVTEAELKENGFRSTRRTKLVCTIGPATCGFEQLEALAVGGMNVARINMCHGTREWHRMVIERVRRLNDEKGFAVAIMMDTEGSEIHMGDLGGASSAKAEDGQVWTFSVRTFDSNQPERTINVNYDGFAEDVKVGDELLVDGGMVRFEVIEKIGPDVKCICTDPGLLLPRANLTFWRGGKLVRERNAMLPTISAKDWLDIDFGVAEGVDFIAVSFVKSAEVINHLKSYIKARARDSDISVIAKIESVDSLKNLEEIVRASDGAMVARGDLGAQIPLEQVPLQQQKIVQICRQLNKPVIVASQLLDSMIEYPIPTRAEVADVSEAVRQRSDALMLSGESAMGQYPDKALAVVRTVSLRIERQWREKKQREAIELRSIASSFGDRISEEICNSAAKMANHLEVDAIFVYTKDGHMASLLSRCRPDCPIFAFTDTTSTRRRLNLQWGLIPFRVNFADDMESNLNKTFSLLKARGMIKSGDLVIAVSDMLQSIQVMDVP from the exons ATGTCGCGAGCTCTCAGCTTCTTTGTCTCCTCCGGTTCTGCAGCGCTGCCGGGATTTGCAGTTTCCAAGCCTTCTCTGTCGTTTGCGCCGGCCCGGGGGTTCCGGGTCCCGGTGAAGGCTCCGGTGGGGCCATTTATCGTCAGAGCTTCGAATTCGGATCTCGATTTGCGGTCCTCCCGGGTTTTGGTGTCGGATAACGGCTCCGGCGGGGCGGGGGCGGTATCCGCTGCGACGCAGGAGCTGGGGGCGATTGATGTGGACGCGGTGACGGAGGCGGAGCTGAAGGAGAATGGGTTCCGGAGTACACGGCGGACTAAGCTGGTGTGCACCATTGGGCCCGCCACGTGCGGGTTCGAGCAGCTTGAGGCGCTGGCCGTCGGCGGGATGAATGTGGCTCGGATCAACATGTGCCACGGGACCCGGGAGTGGCACCGGATGGTGATTGAGCGGGTCCGGCGGTTGAACGACGAGAAGGGCTTCGCCGTCGCTATTATGATGGATACTGAAGGGAGTGAGATTCACATGGGTGATCTTGGCGGCGCTTCCTCTGCTAAAGCTGAG GATGGTCAAGTTTGGACATTCAGTGTTAGGACATTCGATTCAAATCAGCCCGAGCGCACCATTAATGTGAACTATGATGGTTTTGCTGAAG ATGTGAAAGTGGGGGATGAATTGCTAGTAGATGGCGGAATGGTGAGATTTGAGGTGATTGAGAAAATTGGTCCAGATGTCAAGTGTATTTGCACGGATCCTGGACTTCTATTACCTCGGGCTAATTTAACATTTTGGCGTGGTGGCAAACTAGTTAGGGAGCGTAATGCCATGCTTCCTACAATTTCTGCAAAG GATTGGCTAGACATTGACTTTGGGGTTGCAGAGGGTGTTGATTTTATTGCGGTATCATTTGTCAAGTCTGCAGAAGTCATTAATCATCTTAAAAGTTACATCAAAGCACGAGCCCGTGATAG TGATATCTCTGTTATTGCAAAGATAGAGAGCGTTGACTCGTTGAAAAACTTGGAGGAAATAGTTCGGGCATCAGATGGAGCTATGGTGGCAAGAGGAGATCTCGGTGCTCAGATCCCATTGGAACAGGTTCCGTTGCAACAGCAAAAGATTGTTCAGATTTGCAGACAGTTAAATAAGCCCGTTATCGTTGCCTCTCAGTTACTCGATTCTATGATAGAATACCCTATTCCTACGAGGGCCGAAGTGGCTGATGTTTCTGAAGCGGTTAGGCAAAGGTCAGATGCCTTGATGCTCTCGGGCGAGTCGGCAATGGGCCAGTATCCCGACAAAGCATTGGCTGTCGTAAGGACTGTTAGTTTGAGAATCGAGAGGCAGTGGAGAGAAAAGAAACAACGCGAGGCCATAGAACTCCGGTCTATTGCATCTTCATTTGGAGATAGAATATCAGAAGAGATTTGCAATTCTGCTGCAAAGATGG CTAACCATTTGGAGGTTGATGCTATTTTCGTGTACACCAAGGATGGACACATGGCTTCTCTCCTATCACGCTGTCGTCCCGACTGCCCCATATTCGCGTTTACAGACACAACGTCCACGCGTAGGCGCCTGAACCTGCAATGGGGTCTAATTCCCTTTCGCGTAAATTTTGCTGACGACATGGAAAGCAACCTGAACAAAACCTTTTCCCTGCTAAAGGCCCGCGGCATGATAAAATCAGGTGATCTAGTTATTGCTGTATCTGACATGCTGCAATCTATTCAAGTCATGGATGTTCCGTAA
- the LOC116002455 gene encoding uncharacterized protein LOC116002455: MPVMKVQPIDSLSSSIRGDSARSVSKSRLKRFFDRPFTSVLRSSSASEKATVTVGAGVEVPYGKDGGVSSTAAEFEPSSVCLDKMVQNFIEESNEKQPPSKIGRNRCNCFNGNGSDSSDDEFDFTSSGFSDFVANSSSFGDSSDTIKSLIPCESVAERNLLADTSKIIEKNKICKRKDDLRKIVADGLSTLGYNASICKSKWEKASSMPAGEYEYIDVIVEGERVLIDVDFRSEFEIARSTGSYNAVLQLLPLIFVGNGNRLLQIVSIMSEAARQSLKKKGMHIPPWRKAEYMKAKWLSPYSRSYSPPPPPPENPEPESEPKPEPEAVEDEAEAEAEAGAEAVSECGELDLIFGDNTTPFADENNPSSPASPSPPAIIPGEEAKPSPSPKPAAMLMWQPPAIKPKSCERGNRVIVTGLASLLKEKP; encoded by the exons ATGCCGGTGATGAAGGTTCAACCAATCGACTCTCTATCATCGTCGATCCGTGGGGATTCAGCGAGGTCGGTGTCGAAATCGCGGCTTAAGAGGTTCTTCGATCGGCCTTTCACTAGCGTTCTGCGGAGTTCATCGGCGTCGGAGAAGGCCACCGTCACGGTCGGAGCTGGTGTCGAAGTACCGTACGGCAAAGATGGAGGGGTTTCGTCAACGGCGGCTGAGTTCGAGCCCAGCTCGGTCTGCTTGGATAAGATGGTTCAGAATTTCATCGAGGAAAGCAATGAGAAGCAGCCGCCGTCGAAAATCGGGCGCAACCGCTGCAATTGCTTCAACGGCAACGGCAGCGACAGTTCCGATGATGAGTTCGATTTCACCTCCTCTGGATTTTCTGATTTTGTGGCCAATTCCTCATCCTTCGGCGACTCATCTGATACCATCAAG AGCTTGATTCCCTGTGAGAGTGTTGCGGAGAGAAATCTCTTAGCCGACACCTCGAAAATCATCGAGAAGAACAAAATCTGCAAACGTAAAGACGATCTTCGGAAAATCGTCGCCGACGGCCTCTCGACTCTAGGCTACAACGCCTCCATCTGCAAATCCAAATGGGAGAAAGCTTCATCCATGCCTGCTG GAGAATACGAATACATTGATGTGATTGTGGAAGGAGAAAGAGTGTTGATCGATGTAGATTTTCGATCGGAATTCGAGATTGCGAGGTCAACGGGAAGTTACAACGCGGTTCTACAGTTGCTGCCGCTGATTTTCGTCGGAAACGGCAATCGGCTTCTGCAAATCGTTTCGATCATGTCGGAGGCGGCGAGGCAgagcttgaagaagaaaggtATGCACATCCCTCCCTGGCGCAAAGCCGAGTACATGAAAGCTAAGTGGCTCAGCCCCTACAGCCGCTCCTATTCCCCTCCGCCACCGCCGCCGGAGAATCCTGAACCCGAATCCGAACCGAAACCGGAACCCGAAGCTGTTGAGGATGAAGCCGAAGCTGAGGCCGAGGCAGGAGCTGAAGCTGTGAGCGAGTGCGGGGAGTTGGACTTGATATTCGGAGACAATACGACACCGTTTGCGGATGAAAATAACCCGTCTTCACCGGCGTCTCCATCGCCGCCGGCGATAATTCCCGGCGAGGAAGCGAAGCCATCTCCGTCGCCAAAACCGGCGGCGATGCTGATGTGGCAACCCCCGGCGATAAAGCCGAAAAGTTGCGAAAGAGGCAACCGGGTCATCGTCACCGGGTTGGCTTCCCTTCTCAAGGAGAAACCCTAA
- the LOC116000912 gene encoding ADP-ribosylation factor-like protein 5 produces MGAFLSRFWFMLFPAKEYKIVVVGLDNAGKTTTLYKLHLGEVVTTHPTVGSNVEELVYKNIRFEVWDLGGQDRLRTSWATYYRGTHAVIVVIDSTDRARISTMKDELFKLLPHDDLQTAVVLVYANKQDLKDAMTPAEITDALSLHSIKNHDWHIQACSALTGDGLYDGLGWIAQRVTGKATS; encoded by the exons ATGGGGGCTTTCTTATCGAGGTTCTGGTTCATGCTATTTCCGGCCAAGGAGTACAAGATCGTGGTGGTCGGACTTGACAACGCCGGAAAAACGACGACGCTTTACAAGTTGCACTTGGGAGAGGTGGTCACTACCCATCCTACTGTTGGCAGTAATGTTGAGGAGCTCGTTTACAAGAACATCCGTTTTGAG GTCTGGGATCTTGGTGGACAGGATAGGCTTAGGACTTCATGGGCAACATACTACCGTGGAACTCATGCTGTTATTGTAGTTATAGACAGCACTGACAGAGCCCGGATCTCCACTATGAAGGACGAACTGTTCAAGCTGCTCCCTCATGATGATTTGCAAACTGCTGTTGTGCTCGTATACGCTAACAAACAGGATCTTAAAGATGCCATGACTCCTGCAGAGATCACTGATGCCCTCTCCCTTCACAGCATTAAGAACCATGATTGGCATATCCAGGCCTGCTCTGCCCTCACCGGCGATGGTCTGTATGATGGTTTGGGATGGATTGCACAGCGAGTCACCGGGAAAGCTACGAGCTAG
- the LOC116001516 gene encoding guanine nucleotide-binding protein subunit gamma 2-like isoform X1, with product MESSDQQMRSVADTRGKHRISAELKQLEQEARFLEEELEQVDRMEKASAVCKEMLSNVETRPDPLLPETTGPTNPLWDRWFEGPADASGCRCWIL from the exons ATGGAATCTTCCGATCAGCAGATGCGATCGGTGGCTGATACCAGAGGGAAGCATCGGATTTCAGCTGAATTGAAGCAGCTAGAACAAGAAGCTCGCTTCTTGGAG GAGGAACTGGAACAGGTTGACAGAATGGAAAAGGCTTCGGCTGTTTGCAAGGA AATGTTGAGTAATGTGGAAACAAGACCGGATCCACTGCTTCCCGA AACTACAGGTCCTACGAACCCACTCTGGGATCGGTGGTTTGAAGGACCAGCAGATGCATCTGGTTGCCGGTGCTGGATACTTTGA
- the LOC116001516 gene encoding guanine nucleotide-binding protein subunit gamma 2-like isoform X2: MESSDQQMRSVADTRGKHRISAELKQLEQEARFLEEELEQVDRMEKASAVCKEMLSNVETRPDPLLPESYEPTLGSVV, from the exons ATGGAATCTTCCGATCAGCAGATGCGATCGGTGGCTGATACCAGAGGGAAGCATCGGATTTCAGCTGAATTGAAGCAGCTAGAACAAGAAGCTCGCTTCTTGGAG GAGGAACTGGAACAGGTTGACAGAATGGAAAAGGCTTCGGCTGTTTGCAAGGA AATGTTGAGTAATGTGGAAACAAGACCGGATCCACTGCTTCCCGA GTCCTACGAACCCACTCTGGGATCGGTGGTTTGA